GAAGAAAGATTCCGCAAAATGCCAAACCAAAAATATTAAGTATTACTATGCTATATTTTATTTTATTGAGAGGGCTGCTTATCTTGATAAGTATAATAAAGCCCACCACTGCCAGGAGCATGGTAGAGGCAGTTGCTATATCATTTTTGGAAAGTAAGAACGCTTCACCGCAAACCACAAGAGAACCTACCGCCAATACATCTGTTAGGCCTGCCGGAAGTGCTTTAATCATAACATTTTTCAAGAAATGACCTTCAATACGATTTTTATTAGGTTCTAGAGCCAGCATAAATCCAGGAATGCCTATAGTAAATATACTAATCAGTGATATTTGAGACGGCTCTAATGGATAAGTAAATGTAAACACCACTGAAAATACAGCCAATAACAGTGAAAATATGTTCTTGACCAAAAATAGCACAGCTGAACGTTGTACATTGTTTACAACTTGTCTTCCTTCCAATACCACATCCGGCATATGTGCAAAATCCGAATCCAGAAGAACAACTTGCGCTGCCTGCGCTGTAGCTTCACTTCCTGAAGCCATTGCCACGCTGCAATCAGCATCTTTCATTGCCAGAATATCATTTACCCCATCCCCAGTCATTGCAACAGTATGTCCTGCCTTTTGAAGCGTCTGCACCAATTTTTGTTTCTGCTTAGGTGTAACCCTTCCAAAAACAGCATATTTTTCTAAAGCACTTGCTAATTTACTTTCTGTATCTAATATGCTCGCATCAATAAAATTATCTGCATTTTCTATGCCAGCACATTTGGCAACTTCTGATACGGTCTCCGGATTATCTCCCGATATAACTTTAACAGTAACGCCTTGTTTCTTAAAATAAGAAAAGGTCTCCTGCGCATTTTTACGTAAGGGATTTGTTAGAATAACATATGCTAATGGTACGACCTTCTCTTTCAAGCCATCCTTTACATTGCTGCCTTCATATTTGCCCAGTATAAGAACCCTATGCCCCTTTTTTACAAAAGCAATAATTTCCGGTACGATTAAGTTATAGTCCTCCCGCATGACAAACTCAGGTGCACCCAGAACGAAAGTGCCGTCTTCAAACGTAACACTGCTATACTTGGTAGTTGAAGAAAACGGACTACTATCTAGAGGTTTTCGTCTTTCTATATTTTCACATAATGTATTCGTGTACTCTTTTATCGCATGAATAGTAGCGTTATCATCTTGTATAGCAAATGAGTAGTCCACTAAAAGTTGTTCCAGTTCTTCTTTTGGTATTATTATTCCATTTATTGTTTGGCTTGGCAGAACTTCTTCCACCTGCATTCTTGCTTCAGTTATTGTACCTGTCTTATCTACGCACAGCACATCAACCCGTGCCAGTGCTTCGATACTTTTCATATCATGAAGAAGGACATGCCTTTTTGCCAATCGCATAGTACTTAGTGCAAGTGCAATTGTTGTAAGTAGATAAAGCCCTTCCGGTATCATTCCTATAAGAGCTGCCACCATTGAAACAATACTTTTTTGAATTGTTTCACCATTCAGATAATATCCCTGATAAAATAAAAGTACACCGATTGGGATGATTCCAATTCCAATCCATTTAACCAGTAAATTAATAGAGCAAATCATTTCAGACTGTTCGTCACTACCCACTGTTTTTGCCTCTGCAGTCAGTTTGGATATATATGAATGCTTCCCTACATTCTCTAATTTAGCAAAACACTGCCCGGATACCACAAAACTTCCGGATAAAAGTTTGTTTCCGCGAACCTTTTCGATTTCATCTGCCTCTCCTGTTAGAAGTGCTTCATTGACCTGTACATTTCCCTGAACAACAAATGCATCCGCACATATCTGATTTCCGGCTGCAAGTAATACAATATCATCCTTTACTAATTGCTCGGATACAATTTGTTTTTGTACGCCATTCCTTATTACAATGGAGTGGGGAGCATTTAAAATATTCATTTTATCAAGTATTTGTTTTGCTCTAAGCTCTTGTACAATCCCAATAATTGTATTTCCGATAATAACAGGCAAAAACGTAAGATTCCGGTAAGAACCAACATAGATTAATAATAGGGCTATAATGAAAAAAATTAGGTTAAAATAGGTTAATATATTAGATAAAATTATCTCTTTAACTGACTTTCCCGTTGTAATATTCGTATGATTTACAAGTCCTTGCTTAACCCTTTCCTCTACCTCCTCTTCTGTCAGCCCATTGAATATTATATTTTTTATATCATTTGTCGTATCCCTCATCTTCACCTCTTAATCGCGGTTTGTTTGGCTTATAAATTCTTTTAAACCCGTACTATTATTGTAGATATAGCATATGCAATTTATCTTTTCATTGTATATAACAACATTTAAAACTACAACCAAATTATTCTTAAACTTTCTTAAGCATTCTTTAATATTTGTAAAAGTCAACCTAAATATAACAAGAAATCAACAAACAGAATCGATGCCTATGGACAAGCATTCTAGTCGTGCGGGCAGGTAATTAAATCTCAGTATCAAATCTGAAACATGTTAAATTCCCTATTCTTGTGCTTCCTTAATAAAAATGGGTTGTACTGAGCTGGAAGTATAATGAAAGAAATGAAGAAAAAAGCTTGGACTTAGGAAAACCTAAATATCATGAATAAGCTCTGAAAAAGAGCGATAAAAATGAGAAATAAACAGTACACATACGCTGCACATATCTGCACAACAAAAAATCCCTTGAAAATCAAGGGGTTTTTTAAGCGCGAGACGGGATTCGAAGACTTCACGATATCCCAAAACCAAGTAAAAAAGGGAGGTTGAAGAGCTCAATTATATCTGCACACTACAAACACACTAAATAAAGATTTTACAATATATAAAATAATATAAGCTACATTTCTTCTGGGCATTCAATGCCTAATAATGACATAGAGTCGCTAATTACTTTTTGTACTGCATTAACTAAGACTATTCGAGATTTCCTAATTTGATCATCAGCTGATAAAATTCTACATTCATGATAAAATTTATTAAATAAGTTGGAAAGAGTATAAGCGTATCTTGCGATGATACACGGCTCGAACTTAACAGCCGCATCTTTAACAATATCGGGATATAATGCTAACTTTTTGACTAATTCATAACTAATGTCATCTGTTAAATATGTTAAATCAACATCAGTATTATCAATATGTGATTTACGTAATATGCTTTTAGAACGTGCATAAGTATATTGGATATATGGTGCTGTCATACCATCAAAATTCAAAACATCATCCCATTTAAAATGAACATCTCTAATAAGTTGATTAGATAAATCGTGAAATATTACTGCGCCTATTCCAATTTTTTTAGCGGTGTTAATTTTATCTTTTAAATCTGGATTTTTTTCTTGAATAGCATTCAGGGCTCTTGATACAGCTTCATTTAAGATATCTTCAGCATATATTATATTACCTTTTCTGGTTGATAATTTTTCACCATCCATACTTACAAGTCCATATGGGATATGGTATAAATCATTTGCCCATTCATATCCCATCAATTCGATAGCTTTAAATACTTGTGAAAAATGAAGCTTTTGTTCCATACCTGTCACATAAATACACTTTTCAAAATTATATGTTTGCTTGCGATATAAAGCAGCAGCTATGTCACGAGAATGATAAATTGAGCTTCCATCTTTCTTCGTAATTAGGCAAGGTGACATACCATATTCATCTAGACTGATAATATTAGCTCCTTGACTTTCCACAAGAAGTTTCTTATCTTTTAATTCCGAAACAAGAGCTGGAACTTTGTCCATATAAAAGCTTTCGCCTACATAAGAGTCAAATTCAATATTAAGCATCGTGTATACGCGTTCATATTCTATTAGACTGATGTCTTTGAACCACTGCCATATTGAGAGAGCTTCCTCATCACCATTTTCCATTTTAGCAAACCAATCTCTTGCTTCATCATTTAGCGCGGGACTTTTTTCTGCCTCATGCCCGAATTGAATATAAATGCGTAGAAGCTCTTCAATCCCATTTTCTTCAACCATTTTTTTATTGCTCCACTTTTTATATGCAACAATTAATTTCCCAAATTGTGTACCCCAATCACCTAAATGATTAATACGAACTACTTTATATCCTAATTTACTGTATATTTTAGAAAAACTATTACCTATTAATGTGGTTCGTAAATGACCTACATGAAAATTTTTGGCGATATTAGGAGATGAATAGTCCATACATATAGTTTTACCACTTCCAATATCTGATGAGCCATAGGAAACATTAAAAACATCTGCAATAATTTGATTTATGAAATATATCCTATCAATAAATATATTTAAATATCCATTCACTGCTTTTACATCAGAAATCATACTGTCATTATTATTATCCTTTAAATGAGTGCACAGTTCTTCTGCAATTATTTTAGGACTCTTTTTTAACATTTTTGCTAAAGTAAAACATGGTAGCGAAAAATCGCCTAATTCAATATTTGATGGGATTTCAATATAACACTCTGTATCGGGTAATGAAATGCCATAAATATCTTGTATACCAATTTCGATTAAATTAACAACTTTCTGCTTCATAGTTATCTCCTTCTATTATAATAATAAAAAAAGAACCATAATAGAATTCAAATTCCTTCTATTACGGTCCTGTATATTAAGTGCCATATATCAGTAACCGCACAGAAACAAGATGTAAACCTTGCAACCATGCGATTAATAGCTTAGTTACAAGAGGTTACATCTGCATCTGCGTCTTAAACAATTACTAATAATATGACTCATAGTATCTTCCTTTCCAATTATTAGGGTTATCTTATCAGTTAATCTAAATATTGTCAAGAAAATATCTTTTCTTTTTTGTTTTACGTAGATTTTATTCGTATCTTGATGGGTTATGTTCGTAATCTTTTTCATAGAATGGTCGTTATTATCATCTATAAGTTTATCGTAATGAGTTACAATATTCAAAGTAAACACCTCCTTAAATTCACGTTTATCAACCTCAACGACTTGGAAGTTGTATTACTTTACTACTTCGAAACATTTTTTTGTGTATTTAATAAAATTGGTAATATTACTTAGTATTCCTTTATGTAGCTTATCACTGGTTTCAATTGCAAGCTTGAATTGTTCTTGTGTAATATCATTCTTTTCCAGTGCATCTTCCAGTTCATCCATATCATCTACAATTATTTTTCCATCTGGATAAACTACCAAATCCAAATACAAATCATCAAAATATGGTACTCCATCTATTTTAACTCCTTGTGCTGCTATCATATCTATGTACCACAAAATAATTTCTTCCTTTTCATTCATCACTGCGGTAATACAATACCAATCATTTTGTGGTAAAATTGACATCCATTTTATACCCTTATCACAAACAACGATATCCTCCCCGTTGAATTTCCATACTTGTGCTTCATTTACTTCTCGAATTTCAACAAGTCCAATATATCCTGTAACCAGTTCAGAATCCACCTTACATCCATGCAACACTTTAGCTAGTATACAGTTCCATTCATCATATGATAGTCTACTTCTTTTCATTGATATCCCCCATAACTTCAAATTTTTAAGTAAACTCATAAATCATAATACCATATTGATAAAAATAATTAAATAAAATTTTCCAATAATCTGGATACACCTTTTATAAATGTGTATCTCCTACACTTTCTAAAATTGTGTACACTTTATTCCGAGTAAAAAATTAAATTCAATCGAGTAGCCTTAAAAGCAATGAAATAATAAAGATGCTATACCTTGTGAAGCTTAAATGATAATGGAATAGGCTATACCTATGAATAATCCCAGATGATAAGCTGGAGAATACAACGAAGGTCCATGCTGCGCATGGATCCTTCGTTTTTTTGATGTGTGGATGATGCAAAAGCGTCGCAGACCCCTCGGAGAGCGAGCAGTGCAGTTGTCAAACTGCCCTAGTGAGTTAATACAGATAATCTGAAATAAAAGAATTAAAAATCATTTTCTGAAAAAGTCAAAAAAATGCTCCTTTTAAAAATCGTCTGTCATTTTAATTGATGAAACAGATTAACAAATTTTTTAAAGGAGGAATTTATAATGGCAAACGTTTGCATTGTAAAACATCAAGGATACATAAAATCAAAGATGCGATTTCCGTTCCAACATAATTTTAGAATGTTGAAAAACTACGGAAACAAGAATGTCGATGCATCACTCGCCCATCTTAACACCTGTATAGTGAATAATCTTAAAGATGGAGAGACCTATCTCACTGCGTTCTATCGTCTGTATCCCAGATATGATAATATTATCTGCCACTGTACATCGTGATGAAATTTTTCGACCTCAGGATGAGGAAATGAAAGCTCTCTTTCCAGAAGGTAAGGTAACACCACATATGCATGTGATTGCAATACCCATAGTCTATGATAAGAATAAAGAGTACAAGAAAATTTCCATTACAGAATTGTGGAAAGGGAAATTTAGCTATCGTAAATTCAAAGATTATATGTACAATGCAGTCGGCAAAGAGTATGGCTTTGACCGTGGTGAGATGCATAATTATGGTGAAGCTGAAAAACATTTGGAAGTAGAAGCTTTTAAGATAAAGGAAGCAAAGAAATCTTTGAATAATCTCAAAGAAGAAATGAGGATTAGGGAACAGAGGCTAATGGAACAAGCAAAAGAATTAGAGCCAGAAGAACATATATCAGTCTTTAACATTAACAATGTAGTAGAGCAGCAAAAAGCTATCAACTTTGCATTGAAAATGGATAAGGATAAGAATGCTCTACTACAGAAAGAAAAAGAAAGCCTAAATCAAACAATAAAAGATAAGGACGAATTAATTCTTGCCCAAAACCATGAAATTCAAAATAGGGATGAAAAACTCTTTGAAATAAAGAAAGAGCTGTCACTAGAAAAGGAAAAGACTAATGATATATTGAATATCGAAGTATCAGATGAAAGCCTGCGACAGATTTATCTTGATGAAGCAAAGCAGAAAGTCAAATTGTATGACCGCATGGTAAGAATTATTAAAGACTTCTTACCAGAATTAATAAAGGCATCGCCTAAATTCATTCGTGAATTATTGGATAATAAGATTCTCCACAAAGAAGATTTACCTGGGAGACACGAGAACAATCGCCATAAAGGCATATAAAGTAGCTATTAACAATTTAAGGCAGAATTATAAGCAGACTCTCTGAATCAAAGAATAATTATAACAAACAGAAGCCTTTTTTCAAAAGAAGGGTTTCGATATGTTAAATAATGATAAGACATTGAAAGAAGCAATTAATAATGGTATCCTAACAGTATCAGAAGTGGATGATATGTTAAAGATGACACGAAAAAAATTAGTAGAACAAAAGCATCCATATGCAATTAACAGCCGTACTAACGGCAGAGTAATCACCACAGTAAGGGAGGATGGCAAGCTTAAACAAATATCTGCAGTAAGCATGGATGACATGATTGATAAGCTATATCTATTTTACTTTGAGAACAAGAAGAATCTTACCTTAAATGATTTATTCCCGAAATGGAAAGAAGAACGTCTACAGGACAAAAGCCTTAATATTAAAACTGTCCGACGTGACAATGAGCACTGGAATAAATATTACAAAGACCATTCCATTATTCAGGTACCGATATCGAAGTTAACAACCAAAATGTTGAATGATTTCTTTAATGCGACCATCACAAAATTTAATCTCTCTGGCAGAGAATACAACAACATGAAAAGTATCATGATTGCGCTGATGAGGATTTCTATCGATGAAGAGATTATTATGGAAAATCCAATGAATGGAATCTATATCAAGTCAAAACTCCGTTCTGTAAGAAAAAAGAGTGATGGCTCGAAACTGTATCTTAATGATGGATTCGATACTTTAGATATAATCTGGAAGAAGAAAATACAATAGAAGCATTATGTATCCAGCTTATGTTCCAGATTGGTGACCGAATTGGTGAGAATGTTGCGCTTAAATTCTCTGATATCGAATATGGAAAAATAGCGATTCAAAGGATGGAAGAAAAGGGACTTGTCTTTGATGGAGAAAACTTCAAGAGTGCCGGTGTCCAGATAGTGGAACATCTGAAAAAGGAAAACGATTCGGAGTACCGCTTTATCTCTCTTACTGATAAAGCAAAGGAAATCATCAGTAAAGCCAGAAAACTTAATCCTGATGGCGAGTTTATCTTTGAAAGAAATGGGGAACGATTGACTGCTAGAGCAGTAACTTACTGGCTATGGAAATATTGCAGAGATGCAGGAATTACGTACAAGAGTCCTCATTGTACAAGAAGAACTACTGCAAGTCGTTTGAGTACAGAAGGAATGCACTTGATAAGATAAGGGATATGCTTGGACAGGTCGATGAAAGTACTACGCTAGGTTACATTTATAACCCCAATACAGAGCAAGAGAACCTAGATATTATGAATAAGGCGCTGAATCGTAGCAATAAAAAGAGCCAGAAAAACTAGTGCACATATGATGCACATATCTGAAAAAAGAAAAATCCCTTGAAAATCAAGGGATTTTTAAAGCGCGAGACGGGATTCGAACCCGCGACCCTCGCCTTGGCAAGGCGATACTCCACCACTGAGCCACTCGCGCACATCTTTTAATATTTGTCGTGTCCTGAACACATAAGTAAGTATAATACACGAACCGTATTTTGTCAACAGTAATTTGCATAATTTTTTATTTAATATATTTTTTTTGTATAATTGACACATTTCCCCTCTTCCATTTTTTTGTAAATTTTACTTGAAATATGTCTTAATTAAATATATAATACTATTAGTTTTTCTAGTAATTATAACTATTTTTCTACATAATCAGAAATATTGACATTTTTAAATTTATTCCGCGACATTTTGCATCCAAGCTCTTGCAAAATAGCCAATATTTATTAGTAAAATCAAAAGAAAATAATATGTAAAAGGCAAACCTGTTAAAAGGCAGGGACGCAAAGCCACGGGCCTAAAGCTATGCTATGGCAGCCGGGTTGCCATGATGCTAAGATAAACCATGGCTTTTTTTGTCATGGTCTTTTTTTCATCAAAGATTGATTTATACTCTGATTAATCATACTAATTCCAGCAACCCACAGCTCTTACACATGTAATTTTCTTTTTGATTATTATACAAAAGTAAAGGAGATTAAATATGAAAAAATTTAGCATTAAAATTGAAGGTGCTACTCTTAAAATTGTATTAGATGGTGCTTTTGGTGATGAAGACATTGAGGCCTACGGAAAAGAGTATGGAGCAGCCATTTCTAAAATCAATCCAAACCAGTTTACACTTGAATTGGATGCCAGAAATATGGGTGTAATTACCCCTGACAAACATGAGAAATTAAAGCAGTTTTTTTTACTTTACAAGCAACAAGGCTTCAAAACCGTAACACTTCGTATTCAGGACAGTGCCATATTATCCATGCAAGTAAAAAGGCTTGCAAAAGAAGTTGGAATTAATGACTTTAGAATTCTGTAGAACACACCCAGTATCTTAAGTTCAAGTTCATTCATAAATCAGTTAGGAGGCGGAATATTGATTCAAGTAAAGATTAGAGATATTGCAGTCAGCCACGGTAAAAAAGTTGTCGATAATTCTATATACCTTGAACATTTTAAACAGCGCGGTAAGGATGTGGAACATTTCTTAAAGGATGTCATCGGCAGGGACAAACGTTATCTATTTGACACTGAGGAACAAAGTACCCTGACTCTTTCCCTAGAAGCTATTCAGGCTTTACTTCTAAAAACCGGCCTGACCGGACAAGATTTTGATATGATCATCTTGTCCAGTCAGTTACCAGAATATATTGCCCCTCCTACCTCCATTAAAATACATAATGTAATTGGAGGTAAGAAGGAATGCATTTGTTACGATATGAATTCTAATTGCTGCGGTATGGTTCTGGCCTATGAACAAACTGCCAAATACATGTCTGTCAGCCCTAATGTTAGCCGGACTCTATTAATTGGCTGTGATTATATTAATCTTACCATTGACCCAGAGGAGGAGAATCTCTATGGACATTATGGAGATGCTGCCTGTGCCGTTATTTTAGAAAAAACCGATGAAGACTGTGGTCTTATTGATTCCATCTGTCATGTCAAATCAGAAGGTGTCGATGTGGCACTCTTTCCTGGCTGCGGCTTTTCCAATATGTTTCGAGTAAGGGACAATAAGGAATTATTAATTAAATTTGATCCTCCTAAGGAAAATGTCCCTGAATCAGCCGTTGATACAATCAAAACAGTTCTTGACCGGAATGGTCTGGCACCCTCTGCTATCTCTATGTTTTGCTTCTCTCAATATGCCTTAATCAATATTAAAAAAATCAGAGAACAATTGGGCATCGATGAGGAACATAGCTTATATATTGGTGATATTTACGGATATACCGGTACCAGCAGCCCCTTTATCGCTTTATATGAATCTTTGATAAAAGGTTGCATTAAGCGGGGAGACTATGTTCTCCTTTGGACCATTGGCTGTGGCTCACAAAACATTGGTCTGCTGTGTAAGTTTTAATAACAGCAGGCTATCATCCATAATTTCAGAAAGGGGAGTAAATTATGTATAATTATAATTCATTAGCAGATGTAATTGATGAGAAATGTTTCGAATTTGGTAACAGAGAAGCCTTGGTTTTTCCTTCACACCAACAGACCTACACGTACATAGGGTTTCAGACATTAACTATGGAACTTGCCAAAGGCCTGCTTGCCATTGGCGTAAAAAAAGGAGACCACCTTGCTATATTTTCATTAAATTCTCCTAAATACATTGCACTGGAAATAGCAGCCGCAAGAATAGGTGCCGTTTTAGTGTGTATTAATACCAGCAGTACAAAAAGTGAGCTTCTCTATGTCCTCAATCAATCAGAGAGCTCACTTTTATTTATTTCAAACGGAGTAAAAGGGAATTCCTATGTAGAGCTATTAAACAGCATCTGTCCTGAACTTGCCGCTAATTCGTTGCAATTAGCAAGCAAGGAGCTGCCTCATTTAAAAACCGTTGTCATGCTTGATAACATGGAACTCCCCGGCATCCTTCCACTTCACAAGTTGTTAAAAAAGGGAGAAAAAATATCCACCGAAGAAATCTACATGGTTCAAAAAACCGTATCCTCTAAAGACCCCTTAAATATTTTCTACACCTCCGGTACAACAGGAAATGCCAAAGGGGTTGTCCTAAATCACTTTGTCACCGTTAATAATGCAATCTTTTCCGGAGAACGGATGCAATACGAACCCGAAGACAGAGTTTTACTTTGTTTACCTCTATTCCACGTTATTGGCTGTGTTTTAAGTACCATTGCAGGACTTTTCTACGGCTCAGCCATCGTTATTGCGGAACGCTTTGAAACCAGCAAGATACCCTGCTATATTATGGAAGAAAGCTGTACCGTTTTGAATGCTGTGCCTACTATGTTCAACTTCTTACTAAACAGCGACTTAAATCCATATGACCTCACTACCCTGAGAAAAGGTTTTATTGCAGGTTCCTGCTGTAGCGAGGAGCTGCTTTTAAGAATACATAATGAATTAGGGATTGAAACCATTGCTAATCTATACGGACAGACCGAAGCAATCGGAATTACCCAGATGGCAGCTGAAGACAGCCTGCACCACAGACTCACTACCATTGGTAGGCCATTACCAGGTGTGGAGGTGAAGGTTATTGATATAACAACCGGCGAAAGACTTCCCGTAGGTGAAAAGGGTGAATTATGTGTAAAAACCGTTTATTT
The nucleotide sequence above comes from Anaerocolumna cellulosilytica. Encoded proteins:
- a CDS encoding cation-translocating P-type ATPase, which produces MRDTTNDIKNIIFNGLTEEEVEERVKQGLVNHTNITTGKSVKEIILSNILTYFNLIFFIIALLLIYVGSYRNLTFLPVIIGNTIIGIVQELRAKQILDKMNILNAPHSIVIRNGVQKQIVSEQLVKDDIVLLAAGNQICADAFVVQGNVQVNEALLTGEADEIEKVRGNKLLSGSFVVSGQCFAKLENVGKHSYISKLTAEAKTVGSDEQSEMICSINLLVKWIGIGIIPIGVLLFYQGYYLNGETIQKSIVSMVAALIGMIPEGLYLLTTIALALSTMRLAKRHVLLHDMKSIEALARVDVLCVDKTGTITEARMQVEEVLPSQTINGIIIPKEELEQLLVDYSFAIQDDNATIHAIKEYTNTLCENIERRKPLDSSPFSSTTKYSSVTFEDGTFVLGAPEFVMREDYNLIVPEIIAFVKKGHRVLILGKYEGSNVKDGLKEKVVPLAYVILTNPLRKNAQETFSYFKKQGVTVKVISGDNPETVSEVAKCAGIENADNFIDASILDTESKLASALEKYAVFGRVTPKQKQKLVQTLQKAGHTVAMTGDGVNDILAMKDADCSVAMASGSEATAQAAQVVLLDSDFAHMPDVVLEGRQVVNNVQRSAVLFLVKNIFSLLLAVFSVVFTFTYPLEPSQISLISIFTIGIPGFMLALEPNKNRIEGHFLKNVMIKALPAGLTDVLAVGSLVVCGEAFLLSKNDIATASTMLLAVVGFIILIKISSPLNKIKYSIVILNIFGLAFCGIFLHRLFAISEMSKICVLLLIIFAFSAESLFRYLSISIEKINDLYLRLKKKKNHIHKG
- the argS gene encoding arginine--tRNA ligase, giving the protein MKQKVVNLIEIGIQDIYGISLPDTECYIEIPSNIELGDFSLPCFTLAKMLKKSPKIIAEELCTHLKDNNNDSMISDVKAVNGYLNIFIDRIYFINQIIADVFNVSYGSSDIGSGKTICMDYSSPNIAKNFHVGHLRTTLIGNSFSKIYSKLGYKVVRINHLGDWGTQFGKLIVAYKKWSNKKMVEENGIEELLRIYIQFGHEAEKSPALNDEARDWFAKMENGDEEALSIWQWFKDISLIEYERVYTMLNIEFDSYVGESFYMDKVPALVSELKDKKLLVESQGANIISLDEYGMSPCLITKKDGSSIYHSRDIAAALYRKQTYNFEKCIYVTGMEQKLHFSQVFKAIELMGYEWANDLYHIPYGLVSMDGEKLSTRKGNIIYAEDILNEAVSRALNAIQEKNPDLKDKINTAKKIGIGAVIFHDLSNQLIRDVHFKWDDVLNFDGMTAPYIQYTYARSKSILRKSHIDNTDVDLTYLTDDISYELVKKLALYPDIVKDAAVKFEPCIIARYAYTLSNLFNKFYHECRILSADDQIRKSRIVLVNAVQKVISDSMSLLGIECPEEM
- a CDS encoding DUF402 domain-containing protein, translating into MKRSRLSYDEWNCILAKVLHGCKVDSELVTGYIGLVEIREVNEAQVWKFNGEDIVVCDKGIKWMSILPQNDWYCITAVMNEKEEIILWYIDMIAAQGVKIDGVPYFDDLYLDLVVYPDGKIIVDDMDELEDALEKNDITQEQFKLAIETSDKLHKGILSNITNFIKYTKKCFEVVK
- a CDS encoding tyrosine-type recombinase/integrase, which codes for MFQIGDRIGENVALKFSDIEYGKIAIQRMEEKGLVFDGENFKSAGVQIVEHLKKENDSEYRFISLTDKAKEIISKARKLNPDGEFIFERNGERLTARAVTYWLWKYCRDAGITYKSPHCTRRTTASRLSTEGMHLIR
- a CDS encoding 3-oxoacyl-[acyl-carrier-protein] synthase III C-terminal domain-containing protein — encoded protein: MIQVKIRDIAVSHGKKVVDNSIYLEHFKQRGKDVEHFLKDVIGRDKRYLFDTEEQSTLTLSLEAIQALLLKTGLTGQDFDMIILSSQLPEYIAPPTSIKIHNVIGGKKECICYDMNSNCCGMVLAYEQTAKYMSVSPNVSRTLLIGCDYINLTIDPEEENLYGHYGDAACAVILEKTDEDCGLIDSICHVKSEGVDVALFPGCGFSNMFRVRDNKELLIKFDPPKENVPESAVDTIKTVLDRNGLAPSAISMFCFSQYALINIKKIREQLGIDEEHSLYIGDIYGYTGTSSPFIALYESLIKGCIKRGDYVLLWTIGCGSQNIGLLCKF
- a CDS encoding AMP-binding protein, which gives rise to MYNYNSLADVIDEKCFEFGNREALVFPSHQQTYTYIGFQTLTMELAKGLLAIGVKKGDHLAIFSLNSPKYIALEIAAARIGAVLVCINTSSTKSELLYVLNQSESSLLFISNGVKGNSYVELLNSICPELAANSLQLASKELPHLKTVVMLDNMELPGILPLHKLLKKGEKISTEEIYMVQKTVSSKDPLNIFYTSGTTGNAKGVVLNHFVTVNNAIFSGERMQYEPEDRVLLCLPLFHVIGCVLSTIAGLFYGSAIVIAERFETSKIPCYIMEESCTVLNAVPTMFNFLLNSDLNPYDLTTLRKGFIAGSCCSEELLLRIHNELGIETIANLYGQTEAIGITQMAAEDSLHHRLTTIGRPLPGVEVKVIDITTGERLPVGEKGELCVKTVYLMQGYFKNQEATNKAIDIDGWLHTGDLVSMDYEGFITIEGRIKDIIIRGGENISAVEIENTLKRHPGILEAAIIGVPDKLLGEEICAVLIKNTTYATPLNKETILTYAKGELAKFKLPKYIFFTDSLPITSSGKIRKNILREQFNKEFEKLIAVKQ